Proteins from a genomic interval of Desulfobacterales bacterium:
- a CDS encoding HDIG domain-containing protein — translation MDIDKSKKTVSEWFVSSQWVPWGLLVVVTLIFTGIFTPSMVAINYSYQIGDVADRDIKAPADFFIEDTQATLANRRQAAEITLTVYDHDVSLLKKTSLRIRKAFAKIHSVFEAESEASIVQTAESATGSETAAAAPKEEKKSTEEQVWQMKPAFEKEIGFSISKGAYRILIKEKFSEEITDYTVKILSQILENGVVTNKDLLLKEMDRGITLREVESKNEHVEQNLKSYYGHDQAKTMVRVIGQPLLKDHHYTVRDLIVDFVQELVQPNITLNKSETEERKKRAASEVKPVLYQIKAGEMLLREGERVTDFQLLKLKAIQGQIKNERLLAVSSSVAVLVLCLFMSTYLLYLRRNQQVETTHNKNLLFIASVLVTFFVLARVSASLSDSINVTMPFSITANSLWYAIPIASAAMIVCLFMGLDVAIPVALVLAVCSAVIFKNRLEVFIYFLINGFMAAYWIQSCRERKVFIKAGVKLGGLNVVLATAIDIYVAELTGFEIVSVWVFAFLGGMGAGIITAGIAPIVEIAFGYPSDITLLELANLDRPILRRLMIEAPGTYHHSVIVGSMVEAAASEIRANPLLAKVCGYYHDIGKIRKPLYFIENQANGKNKHDKLAPSMSSLILIAHVKNGVEIARENKLPQIIIDNIRQHHGTSLISYFYDKAKQLKGEDAVKIDNFRYPGPKPQTREAALVMLGDVVEAASRTLENPTPARLQGLVQHLINKIFSDGQLDHCELTLKDLDNIAKSYNKILNGVHHHRIEYSESSAATRGKAKNGGSDQQPARQNQDNAKENGSKGPGHLKRLGLS, via the coding sequence ATGGACATCGACAAAAGTAAAAAAACAGTGAGTGAATGGTTTGTTTCCAGCCAGTGGGTCCCATGGGGATTGTTGGTTGTCGTTACCCTCATATTTACCGGTATTTTTACACCGAGCATGGTTGCCATCAATTACTCTTACCAGATCGGCGATGTCGCCGATCGGGACATCAAAGCGCCGGCCGATTTTTTTATCGAGGACACCCAGGCGACCCTGGCAAACCGCCGTCAGGCGGCGGAAATCACCCTGACGGTTTACGACCATGATGTTTCACTGCTGAAAAAAACATCCCTGCGGATCCGTAAAGCCTTTGCCAAAATCCATTCCGTTTTTGAAGCGGAGTCGGAAGCCTCGATTGTTCAAACTGCCGAGTCCGCCACCGGATCGGAAACGGCCGCAGCCGCCCCGAAAGAAGAAAAGAAATCCACCGAGGAACAGGTCTGGCAAATGAAGCCGGCCTTTGAAAAGGAAATCGGTTTCAGCATCAGTAAAGGCGCTTATCGGATATTGATCAAAGAAAAATTTTCCGAGGAGATCACCGATTATACGGTTAAAATATTGTCCCAGATTCTGGAAAACGGCGTAGTGACCAACAAAGATCTGCTGTTGAAAGAAATGGACAGGGGCATCACCCTGAGGGAAGTCGAGTCTAAAAACGAGCACGTGGAACAGAACTTGAAATCGTATTACGGTCATGACCAGGCCAAAACCATGGTGCGGGTCATCGGCCAACCGCTGCTCAAGGATCACCACTATACGGTGCGGGACCTCATTGTGGATTTCGTTCAGGAATTGGTGCAGCCGAATATCACCCTGAACAAGAGCGAGACCGAAGAGCGAAAAAAACGGGCGGCGTCTGAAGTTAAACCGGTCTTATATCAGATCAAAGCCGGCGAAATGTTGCTGCGCGAAGGCGAAAGGGTTACCGACTTTCAGCTGCTGAAGCTGAAAGCAATCCAGGGCCAGATAAAAAATGAACGCCTGCTGGCCGTCAGCAGCAGTGTCGCGGTATTGGTTTTATGCCTGTTCATGTCCACCTATCTGCTGTATTTGCGTCGCAATCAGCAGGTGGAAACAACCCACAACAAAAACCTTCTGTTTATCGCCAGCGTCCTGGTGACATTTTTTGTTTTGGCCAGGGTTTCGGCATCCTTGTCGGATTCCATTAATGTAACCATGCCCTTTTCAATCACAGCCAATTCATTGTGGTACGCTATTCCCATTGCATCCGCCGCCATGATCGTGTGTCTGTTTATGGGCCTGGATGTCGCCATTCCGGTTGCCCTGGTGCTGGCGGTCTGCAGCGCCGTTATATTTAAGAACCGGTTAGAGGTATTTATTTATTTCCTGATTAACGGCTTTATGGCGGCCTACTGGATTCAGAGTTGCCGGGAGCGCAAGGTATTTATCAAGGCCGGCGTCAAACTCGGCGGCCTGAATGTGGTCCTGGCGACAGCCATTGATATTTATGTGGCGGAGCTCACCGGGTTTGAGATCGTATCGGTTTGGGTCTTCGCGTTTTTAGGCGGTATGGGCGCGGGCATCATTACCGCCGGCATTGCGCCCATCGTGGAAATCGCCTTCGGCTACCCCAGCGACATCACCCTGCTGGAACTGGCCAATCTGGATCGACCGATTCTCAGAAGGCTGATGATTGAAGCGCCCGGAACCTATCATCATTCCGTCATCGTCGGGTCCATGGTAGAGGCGGCTGCTTCCGAGATAAGGGCCAATCCGCTTCTGGCAAAAGTCTGCGGATACTATCACGATATCGGAAAAATTCGAAAGCCGCTCTATTTTATCGAAAACCAGGCAAACGGGAAAAATAAGCACGACAAACTGGCGCCTTCCATGTCGAGCCTGATATTGATCGCCCATGTGAAGAACGGGGTTGAAATTGCCCGGGAGAACAAGCTGCCCCAGATCATCATCGACAACATCCGGCAACACCACGGCACCAGCCTGATCAGCTACTTTTACGATAAAGCCAAGCAGTTAAAGGGAGAAGATGCGGTAAAAATAGACAACTTCCGGTATCCGGGCCCCAAGCCCCAGACCCGTGAAGCCGCCCTGGTGATGCTGGGCGATGTGGTCGAAGCTGCTTCGCGAACCCTGGAAAACCCGACACCTGCTCGGCTGCAGGGTCTGGTACAGCACCTGATCAATAAAATTTTTTCCGACGGCCAGCTCGATCATTGTGAGCTGACGCTCAAAGACCTGGATAATATCGCCAAGAGCTACAACAAAATATTAAACGGGGTCCATCACCACCGCATCGAGTACAGCGAAAGCAGTGCAGCAACCAGGGGGAAAGCAAAAAATGGGGGTTCTGATCAGCAACCGGCAAGGCAAAATCAGGATAACGCAAAAGAAAATGGTTCAAAAGGCCCAGGCCATCTTAAACGCCTTGGACTCTCCTGA
- a CDS encoding CvpA family protein, which produces MNPLDMVIIVILSYCLIRGIFRGLVKEISSIIGVLAGFYAAYSYYPLLAKPLARWISSTPYLNILSFMIIFCVIFFLISILGIIIKYLLSIAFLGWVDRICGAGFGMIKGILIVSVLLIALTTFLSKHSAIIKDSMLAPHVSMVSENMAKVISKDMKDKYSSKIKEYKDVWKKPRKPAPPVQSKP; this is translated from the coding sequence ATGAATCCACTGGATATGGTCATCATCGTCATACTGAGTTACTGCCTGATCAGGGGTATATTCAGAGGCCTGGTAAAGGAAATATCTTCCATTATCGGGGTCCTGGCCGGGTTTTATGCCGCCTATTCCTATTATCCGCTCCTTGCCAAACCCCTGGCACGCTGGATATCCAGCACACCGTACTTGAACATACTGAGCTTTATGATCATTTTCTGCGTTATTTTCTTTTTAATCAGTATCCTGGGTATAATCATCAAGTACCTCCTCAGTATCGCTTTTTTAGGCTGGGTGGACCGTATCTGCGGCGCTGGTTTCGGCATGATTAAGGGCATCCTGATTGTATCCGTTTTATTAATAGCGCTTACAACATTTCTTTCAAAACATTCCGCAATCATAAAGGATTCAATGCTGGCGCCGCATGTCAGCATGGTTTCAGAAAATATGGCCAAAGTCATTTCCAAAGACATGAAAGACAAATACAGCTCAAAAATAAAGGAATACAAAGACGTTTGGAAAAAACCCCGAAAACCCGCACCCCCTGTTCAATCGAAGCCCTAA
- the ybeY gene encoding rRNA maturation RNase YbeY: MVQKAQAILNALDSPDAELSIVIVDDVYIAALNKQYLNRSGPTNVIAFPMRAGDYSDIMPHLLGDVVISAETARQEANASGIRFNLRLSELMVHGVLHLFGYDHEKSDKESHRMQLKSDELLGIIEGLDYGES; the protein is encoded by the coding sequence ATGGTTCAAAAGGCCCAGGCCATCTTAAACGCCTTGGACTCTCCTGATGCCGAACTTTCCATAGTGATTGTCGACGATGTTTATATCGCTGCGTTGAATAAGCAATACCTGAATCGAAGCGGTCCCACCAACGTGATTGCCTTCCCCATGCGGGCGGGCGATTATTCCGATATCATGCCGCACTTGTTGGGTGATGTGGTTATTTCTGCGGAAACCGCCCGGCAGGAAGCCAACGCGTCGGGGATTCGGTTTAACCTGCGCCTTTCAGAATTGATGGTTCATGGGGTGCTGCATTTGTTCGGTTATGATCATGAGAAATCGGACAAGGAATCCCATCGCATGCAGCTAAAGAGTGATGAGTTGCTGGGGATTATCGAAGGTCTTGATTATGGGGAATCATAA
- a CDS encoding PhoH family protein: MTTPQTNMDENTNEPPVKLAFPDVDLLQQLFGEHSRNLQKIAADVDVKIHARGNAVFIQGDREAAQLAKNILDQLYGLLQAGYPVYPNDVDYAVRALSENDRVRLKDIFLDKIYITSTKRSITPKSTAQKDYIDAIRNYDIVFGIGPAGTGKTYLAMAMAVAALSEKKVNRIILTRPAVEAGEALGFLPGDLAEKVDPYLRPLYDALHDMMRFEKVSNLLLKGIIEVAPLAFMRGRTLNDSFVILDEAQNTTSEQMKMFLTRIGFSSKAVITGDITQIDLPVGRPSGLIEAKNILQDIKGIQMVFFSKKDVVRHKLVQEIINAYEQLEADRTK, from the coding sequence ATGACAACACCCCAAACAAATATGGATGAAAACACCAATGAACCGCCGGTCAAGCTGGCTTTTCCAGATGTGGATCTGTTGCAGCAGCTTTTCGGGGAACACAGCCGCAATCTGCAGAAAATTGCTGCGGACGTGGATGTCAAGATCCATGCCAGGGGCAATGCGGTTTTTATCCAGGGGGATCGGGAGGCTGCCCAACTTGCGAAAAACATACTCGACCAGCTCTACGGCCTGCTCCAGGCGGGCTATCCGGTTTATCCCAATGATGTGGATTATGCGGTCCGGGCATTAAGTGAAAATGATCGGGTCCGCTTAAAAGATATTTTCCTCGACAAAATCTATATCACGTCAACAAAGCGCTCCATTACGCCCAAAAGCACCGCCCAGAAGGACTATATTGACGCCATCCGGAATTATGATATTGTCTTCGGCATCGGCCCGGCCGGTACCGGTAAGACCTATCTGGCCATGGCCATGGCGGTTGCAGCCCTTTCTGAAAAAAAGGTGAATCGCATCATTCTCACCCGCCCTGCGGTGGAAGCCGGGGAAGCCCTGGGATTTTTACCCGGCGATCTGGCGGAGAAGGTTGATCCCTATTTGCGGCCGCTGTATGATGCGCTTCACGATATGATGCGCTTTGAAAAAGTTTCGAACCTGCTGCTGAAGGGCATTATTGAAGTTGCGCCCCTTGCCTTTATGCGCGGCAGAACGCTGAATGACTCTTTTGTCATTTTAGATGAAGCCCAGAACACCACGTCGGAACAGATGAAAATGTTCCTGACCCGGATCGGGTTCAGTTCCAAAGCAGTGATTACCGGGGACATCACCCAGATCGATCTGCCGGTGGGCCGGCCATCGGGCCTCATTGAAGCAAAGAATATTTTGCAGGATATCAAGGGGATACAGATGGTGTTTTTTTCAAAAAAGGATGTTGTCCGGCATAAACTGGTGCAGGAAATCATCAATGCCTATGAGCAGCTGGAAGCGGACCGAACAAAGTAA
- the mazG gene encoding nucleoside triphosphate pyrophosphohydrolase → MEKTPKTRTPCSIEALIQLIETLRGKNGCPWDKKQTSRSMALYLVEELYELLDAIEKDDPDNVCEELGDVLFHIFFIARLFEEAGKFNIEDVVARNIEKMTRRHPHVFGSTPLESAEEVKQQWHTIKTSEKKSAPDGSLLDSLPSRLPALMRAYRISERVAKAGFDWNDMHGVLSKVEEEWRELKSAIQADGGTGLNQGNVLLELGDLLFTLVNVARFAHIHPETALADATKKFEARFREMEIHLAAAGKTLASLTPKEMDLFWETAKSAADR, encoded by the coding sequence TTGGAAAAAACCCCGAAAACCCGCACCCCCTGTTCAATCGAAGCCCTAATCCAACTGATCGAAACGTTAAGGGGAAAAAACGGTTGCCCCTGGGACAAAAAACAGACCTCCCGCTCCATGGCGCTCTATCTGGTGGAAGAATTATATGAGTTGCTCGACGCCATTGAAAAAGACGATCCGGACAACGTCTGCGAAGAACTGGGAGATGTTTTATTTCACATTTTTTTTATTGCACGACTTTTTGAGGAAGCGGGAAAATTTAATATCGAGGATGTCGTCGCCCGGAATATCGAAAAGATGACCCGCCGGCATCCGCATGTTTTCGGATCCACCCCCCTGGAAAGTGCCGAGGAAGTCAAACAACAGTGGCATACCATTAAAACGAGTGAAAAGAAGTCGGCTCCTGACGGATCGCTGCTGGATTCGCTGCCTTCCAGGCTGCCGGCCCTCATGCGCGCTTACCGGATTTCAGAACGGGTGGCCAAGGCCGGGTTTGACTGGAACGACATGCACGGCGTTTTATCAAAGGTGGAAGAGGAATGGCGCGAGTTGAAATCCGCCATCCAGGCCGATGGCGGCACCGGTTTAAATCAAGGCAACGTGTTGCTCGAATTAGGCGACCTTCTTTTCACGCTGGTCAATGTGGCCCGCTTCGCCCATATTCACCCGGAAACGGCCCTGGCCGATGCAACCAAAAAATTTGAAGCCCGCTTCAGAGAAATGGAGATACACCTTGCTGCGGCAGGCAAAACCCTGGCGTCCCTTACCCCAAAGGAAATGGACCTGTTTTGGGAAACAGCCAAATCAGCCGCCGACCGGTGA